Proteins from a single region of Nomia melanderi isolate GNS246 chromosome 11, iyNomMela1, whole genome shotgun sequence:
- the Sur gene encoding sulfonylurea receptor isoform X1 encodes MEFCKRYKLLHVLPRPGRRIVWSWRTENGTIVRIAGNDASNDCPVEVVNVFIPAIAILLALIVFFKGRCGRKLKVSRELLSFHTIRTLLCMLILLVLFLEVCESFLTTTSLSSIFTILAVLCCWILHRQTEINGGYGIAFSAGIFAAIGLARAWKCTYLSGYGLSIGHVRLATGAASAILCGSFAVLDSYTFYLTTRRRRRYLIRQDLDGARTVYRHSGAPFISRITFHWVINLLSKGYAAPLESQDLGELPVEESAARQFEKFRRVYDQERGKARLSLWRCFWKRVWLPFAVGGLLKLLGDATTLVGPMTISKILDYVSASQNGTVHRYHRSAMTFSEVLQNGYFLALLVFVFALLQSTLSQASTHVLCVEGIRLKTSLQALLYDKALRLCSWSIDDDCEKDGEQQKSQQTADMGTLTNLVSEDAYNLMSFFWIGHYTWAIPLKITVIVFLLYTKLGISAIIGALCCILLVTPMQLLLGKKMSENYKSITNRSDARLRLVNEVLQGMKLVKLRAWEDIFEKKIRGTRNEELKMLDKDSFYWTLINFLSHASSVLTTLFTFGAYYWLEDRSLEAGNVFASLALFSQLTVPLLIFPVMMPIIINAMVSTTRMEDFLQLPEMVNVLPDPSDGRSDNIDNTSSRTNSMDENTAASTKVHSAATFGSLDNIEEDEEDGQSCGFREYNPDIGSSTDTVFEKDPVIPVLRMESCVFSWGSEEGQLSIRELSFPSGQLTMIVGKTGSGKTSLLLGMLGEIQRTSGTVEWINRGSRITYVAQRPWLLNATLRDNVLFGSAYKPRRYRSVLKACALLPDVEILPGHDFTRIGEKGINLSGGQKQRVAIARAIYSDADVVIMDDPLSALDHQVGQQIFDQGIRKLLLRSGRTVIMVTHRLELLSTAHQVIVMDDCQVRATGTKATIENSYPGIASEWREAATRHHDERRPHRPAKDWWSLLRLVSRIGINVRSKQATDGSWITEQGAHVNPPVFVPLRMQRTTLSGSRYLAPDLTDLPVSTEEWNVAKKQSKSHRNAARSSSLQPQRRPPPVLRQSSTPTMLESGNIIPRKRNNTFVGEQTSGVFRQIFSGRIVSPHPDEMNRDKSVLRRLMPSNSSKQMQYNIKRSNRIQEDNHLPVERLISVESKGTADTSDTEEKCYDVEDHDESLYEDNSGMVTRMICMDYSKAGGWIPGLIYVGMAILCQIVRVYTDLWLSRWTDQERDTWTRGEQNMTWFYFRVYLILSAASILLSFACNAVGQWTGARARRKLHEEAICRLLRVPLSFFECNPVGKILNRFSADIGVIDKKISTSIQRLTFFVLLCGSAMTVNVIISPWFLVAALPTCAVYYLVQRFYRRSARHLQRLDGSTRWPIATHFSETLSGLATLRASKQENRFMAQATKCLDTNTNAFLLLNASSRWLGIALDYLGAIIVVTATFAALISAELYPNRVTPALVGLAINYTLLVPIYLNWVVKFTAEIEMYMGSVARISAYSHADIENYQEEGFQVPEDWPSKGEIVFDNVSLMYYSQREPVITNLTLKIPAGQKIGVCGRTGSGKSSTMMSLFRLVEIIEGTVLIDGVDIRQVPLRLLRSRLSAIPQDVIMFGGTIRENLDPLSEHEDQELWTALEVAQIKDTVAAHPEGLSFEVREGGENFSSGQLQLLCMARAMLRKSSIVVLDEATSALDAATEKSLLKTVSTAFENRTVIVIAHRAAALLDCDRIIVFHEGRIVEEGSPMELSRQRDGFFANMLKSSKRKEEESTR; translated from the exons AGTATCTAGGGAGCTCCTCTCGTTTCACACGATCAGGACACTGTTGTGCATGTTGATCTTGCTGGTCCTTTTCCTGGAGGTCTGCGAGTCCTTTCTGACGACCACATCCTTGTCGTCCATTTTCACGATTTTAGCGGTCCTCTGCTGCTGGATCCTTCATCGGCAAACAGAAATCAACGGGGGCTACGGGATCGCCTTTTCGGCGGGAATCTTCGCCGCCATTGGCTTGGCGCGAGCTTGGAAATGCACATACTTATCTGG ATACGGTTTATCCATCGGACACGTTCGGTTGGCGACCGGCGcggcgtccgccattttgtgcGGCTCCTTCGCCGTTCTGGATTCCTACACGTTCTATCTGACG ACGAGACGCAGAAGAAGGTACTTGATCAGACAGGACTTGGACGGAGCGAGGACCGTTTACAGGCACTCCGGGGCGCCATTCATCAGCAGAATCACCTTCCACTGGGTGATCAATCTGTTGTCCAAGGGATACGCCGCTCCTTTGGAGTCCCAGGACCTCGGGGAACTGCCCGTCGAAGAGTCCGCTGCGCGACAGTTCGAGAAGTTCAGAAGGGTTTACGATCAGGAGAgg GGCAAAGCGAGATTGTCCCTTTGGCGATGTTTCTGGAAACGAGTATGGCTCCCGTTCGCTGTCGGGGGCTTGCTGAAACTGCTGGGAGACGCGACCACCCTTGTCGGTCCGATGACCATTTCGAAAATCTTGGATTACGTGTCTGCGTCTCAAAACGGAACTGTTCATCGATATCATCGG AGCGCCATGACGTTCTCCGAGGTTCTCCAAAATGGCTACTTCCTCGCTCTGCTCGTGTTCGTGTTCGCGTTGCTGCAGAGCACTCTGAGCCAGGCCTCCACTCACGTGCTCTGCGTCGAAGGAATTCGTTTGAAAACTTCCCTTCAG GCGTTGTTGTACGACAAAGCGTTGCGCCTTTGCTCGTGGAGCATAGACGACGACTGCGAGAAAGACGGTGAGCAACAGAAGAGTCAACAGACCGCTGACATGGGGACCCTAACGAACCTCGTCTCCGAGGATGCTTATAATCTAATGAGTTTCTTCTGGATTGGGCATTACACTTGGGCCATACCGTTGAAG ATCACTGTCATCGTGTTCCTTCTCTACACGAAGCTAGGCATCAGTGCCATCATCGGCGCGCTTTGTTGCATTCTACTGGTTACCCCTATGCAATTGCTTCTTGGGAAGAAAATGTCGGAGAACTACAAGTCCATTACA AATAGAAGCGATGCGAGGCTTCGTCTGGTCAACGAGGTGCTCCAGGGGATGAAGCTGGTGAAACTCCGAGCCTGGGAGGACATTTTCGAGAAGAAGATCAGAGGGACGAGGAACGAGGAGCTGAAGATGCTGGACAAAGACTCCTTCTATTGGACTCTCATCA ATTTTCTCTCGCATGCTTCTTCGGTCCTCACCACGCTCTTCACGTTCGGAGCCTATTATTGGTTGGAGGATCGTAGTCTGGAAGCTGGCAACGTTTTCGCGAGTTTGGCCCTGTTCTCGCAGCTCACCGTGCCTCTTCTGATCTTTCCTGTGATGATGCCTATCATCATCAATGCTATG GTGTCTACAACCAGAATGGAAGATTTCCTTCAGCTCCCAGAAATGGTGAACGTCCTGCCGGATCCCAGCGACGGCAGGTCCGACAACATCGACAACACGTCCTCGCGGACCAATTCCATGGACGAAAACACT GCAGCATCGACGAAGGTGCACAGCGCAGCGACCTTCGGATCGTTAGACAACatcgaggaggacgaggaggacggACAGTCCTGTGGTTTCAGGGAATACAACCCCGATATCGGCTCCTCTACGGACACAGTGTTCGAGAAAGATCCTGTGATTCCGGTACTCCGAATGGAGTCCTGCGTGTTCTCCTGGGGCTCCGAAGAAGGACAGCTGTCGATCCGGGAGCTCAGCTTTCCTAGCG GTCAACTGACGATGATCGTTGGAAAGACGGGAAGTGGAAAGACCTCTCTGTTGTTAGGGATGTTAGGCGAGATCCAGAGAACCTCGGGAACCGTCGAATGGATCAA TAGGGGATCGAGGATAACGTATGTAGCTCAGAGACCCTGGCTACTAAACGCTACCTTAAGGGACAACGTCCTTTTCGGCTCGGCTTACAAGCCGAGGAGGTATCGAAGCGTGTTGAAGGCTTGCGCGTTGTTGCCGGATGTCGAGATACTTCCTGGCCACGACTTCACGCGGATCGGCGAGAAGGGGATCAATTTGAGCGGAGGTCAAAAGCAGAGGGTTGCTATAGCTAGAGCGATTTACAGTGACGCGGACGTTGTTATCATG GATGATCCTCTGTCCGCGTTGGATCACCAGGTTGGCCAGCAGATCTTCGATCAGGGAATCCGGAAGCTTCTTCTAAGAAGCGGGCGCACTGTGATCATGGTCACTCATCGGTTAGAATTGTTGTCCACTGCTCATCAA GTGATCGTGATGGACGACTGTCAAGTCAGAGCTACAGGCACGAAGGCTACCATCGAGAATTCGTATCCGGGCATTGCTAGTGAATGGAGGGAAGCTGCGACGAGACACCACGACGAACGTCGACCTCACAGACCTGCCAAGGACTGGTGGTCCCTGCTTAGACTGGTTTCTAGAATCGGCATCAACGTGAGGAGCAAACAAGCCACTGATGGCTCGTGGATCACTGAACAGGGAGCTCACGTA AATCCACCGGTTTTCGTGCCGCTCAGAATGCAGAGAACCACCCTTTCCGGGTCGAGATACCTGGCCCCCGACCTCACGGACCTCCCAGTGTCCACGGAGGAGTGGAACGTCGCGAAAAAGCAATCGAAGTCCCATCGAAACGCCGCTAGGTCGAGCAGTCTACAGCCGCAAAGGCGACCACCGCCCGTCCTCCGTCAAAGTAGCACTCCAACGATGCTCGAGAGCGGAAACATTATACCTAG GAAGAGGAACAACACGTTCGTTGGGGAACAGACAAGTGGTGTATTCAGGCAGATATTCTCTGGCAG AATTGTCAGTCCACACCCTGACGAAATGAACAGAGACAAGAGCGTTCTCCGTAGGTTGATGCCGTCCAATTCTAGCAAACAGATGCAGTACAACATCAAAAG ATCCAATCGAATACAAGAGGACAATCACCTCCCAGTGGAAAGATTAATATCAGTGGAATCCAAGGGAACCGCGGATACCAGTGACACCGAAGAAA AGTGCTACGATGTAGAGGACCACGATGAATCCCTTTACGAAGACAATAGCGGAATGGTCACTAGAATGATTTGCATGGATTACTCGAAAGCTGGGGGATGGATACCTGGCCTGATTTACGTGGGCATGGCAATTCTCTGTCAGATCGTCCGCGTGTACACGGACCTCTGGCTCAGCCGATGGACGGACCAGGAAAGGGACACTTGGACTCGTGGAGAGCAAAACATG ACGTGGTTCTACTTCAGGGTCTACCTGATCCTCTCCGCAGCCTCCATACTTCTCTCTTTCGCGTGCAATGCAGTTGGACAATGGACAGGAGCTAGAGCGAGAAGAAAACTCCACGAAGAAGCGATCTGCAGGCTTCTAAGAGTACCTCTGTCGTTTTTCGAGTGCAATCCCGTGGGGAAAATTTTGAACAGATTCAGCGCTGACATAGGTGTCATCGATAAG AAAATATCCACGTCGATCCAAAGGCTGACCTTCTTCGTTCTGCTGTGCGGTTCGGCGATGACAGTGAACGTGATCATTTCGCCGTGGTTTCTCGTCGCTGCTCTGCCAACTTGCGCCGTCTACTATCTCGTCCAAAGGTTCTACAGGCGAAGCGCGAGGCATCTGCAGCGTCTGGACGGCAG TACTCGTTGGCCAATCGCGACTCACTTCTCGGAAACCCTGAGCGGCCTCGCCACGTTGAGAGCATCGAAGCAAGAGAATCGATTCATGGCCCAGGCTACGAAGTGCTTGGACACCAACACGAACGCTTTTCTGCTGTTGAACGCGAGCAGTCGGTGGTTGGGGATCGCTTTA GATTATTTGGGCGCCATTATAGTGGTCACGGCAACGTTCGCCGCGTTAATATCCGCAGAGCTCTATCCAAACCGGGTGACACCTGCTCTAGTCGGTCTGGCGATTAATTACACTCTCCTGGTGCCAATTTATTTGAACTGGGTGGTGAAATTCACCGCGGAGATCGAGATGTACATGGGCAGCGTTGCCAGGATATCCGCTTACAGTCACGCAGACATTGAGAATTATCAAGAGGAAG GATTCCAAGTGCCCGAAGACTGGCCAAGCAAAGGCGAAATCGTCTTCGATAACGTTTCATTGATGTATTACTCGCAAAGAGAACCGGTGATTACTAATTTGACTTTAAAGATTCCTGCAGGCCAAAAG ATCGGCGTTTGCGGGAGAACCGGAAGCGGCAAGTCCTCCACAATGATGTCCCTCTTTCGATTAGTGGAAATCATTGAAGGTACAGTTTTGATCGACGGAGTGGACATTCGCCAGGTGCCTTTGAGGCTGCTCCGCTCACGACTTTCAGCGATTCCTCAGGATGTGATCATGTTCGGTGGTACCATTCG GGAGAACTTGGATCCACTTTCCGAGCACGAGGACCAAGAACTTTGGACCGCGTTGGAGGTGGCGCAGATTAAGGACACGGTAGCTGCACACCCTGAAGGACTCA GCTTCGAGGTGCGAGAAGGTGGGGAAAATTTCTCTTCGGGGCAGCTGCAGTTGCTCTGCATGGCCCGCGCGATGCTCCGGAAGTCCTCGATCGTCGTTCTCGACGAGGCGACCAGCGCGCTCGACGCGGCCACCGAGAAGTCACTGCTGAAAACGGTTTCGACCGCTTTCGAGAACCGAACGGTGATCGTTATCGCG CACCGGGCGGCCGCTCTGCTCGATTGCGACCGAATAATCGTCTTCCACGAGGGGAGGATCGTCGAAGAAGGCTCGCCAATGGAACTGTCGAGGCAACGAGACGGATTCTTCGCGAATATGCTGAAATCCAGCAAACGCAAAGAAGAAGAAAGCACTCGCTAA
- the Sur gene encoding sulfonylurea receptor isoform X2, whose protein sequence is MEFCKRYKLLHVLPRPGRRIVWSWRTENGTIVRIAGNDASNDCPVEVVNVFIPAIAILLALIVFFKGRCGRKLKVSRELLSFHTIRTLLCMLILLVLFLEVCESFLTTTSLSSIFTILAVLCCWILHRQTEINGGYGIAFSAGIFAAIGLARAWKCTYLSGYGLSIGHVRLATGAASAILCGSFAVLDSYTFYLTTRRRRRYLIRQDLDGARTVYRHSGAPFISRITFHWVINLLSKGYAAPLESQDLGELPVEESAARQFEKFRRVYDQERGKARLSLWRCFWKRVWLPFAVGGLLKLLGDATTLVGPMTISKILDYVSASQNGTVHRYHRSAMTFSEVLQNGYFLALLVFVFALLQSTLSQASTHVLCVEGIRLKTSLQALLYDKALRLCSWSIDDDCEKDGEQQKSQQTADMGTLTNLVSEDAYNLMSFFWIGHYTWAIPLKITVIVFLLYTKLGISAIIGALCCILLVTPMQLLLGKKMSENYKSITNRSDARLRLVNEVLQGMKLVKLRAWEDIFEKKIRGTRNEELKMLDKDSFYWTLINFLSHASSVLTTLFTFGAYYWLEDRSLEAGNVFASLALFSQLTVPLLIFPVMMPIIINAMVSTTRMEDFLQLPEMVNVLPDPSDGRSDNIDNTSSRTNSMDENTAASTKVHSAATFGSLDNIEEDEEDGQSCGFREYNPDIGSSTDTVFEKDPVIPVLRMESCVFSWGSEEGQLSIRELSFPSGQLTMIVGKTGSGKTSLLLGMLGEIQRTSGTVEWIKGSRITYVAQRPWLLNATLRDNVLFGSAYKPRRYRSVLKACALLPDVEILPGHDFTRIGEKGINLSGGQKQRVAIARAIYSDADVVIMDDPLSALDHQVGQQIFDQGIRKLLLRSGRTVIMVTHRLELLSTAHQVIVMDDCQVRATGTKATIENSYPGIASEWREAATRHHDERRPHRPAKDWWSLLRLVSRIGINVRSKQATDGSWITEQGAHVNPPVFVPLRMQRTTLSGSRYLAPDLTDLPVSTEEWNVAKKQSKSHRNAARSSSLQPQRRPPPVLRQSSTPTMLESGNIIPRKRNNTFVGEQTSGVFRQIFSGRIVSPHPDEMNRDKSVLRRLMPSNSSKQMQYNIKRSNRIQEDNHLPVERLISVESKGTADTSDTEEKCYDVEDHDESLYEDNSGMVTRMICMDYSKAGGWIPGLIYVGMAILCQIVRVYTDLWLSRWTDQERDTWTRGEQNMTWFYFRVYLILSAASILLSFACNAVGQWTGARARRKLHEEAICRLLRVPLSFFECNPVGKILNRFSADIGVIDKKISTSIQRLTFFVLLCGSAMTVNVIISPWFLVAALPTCAVYYLVQRFYRRSARHLQRLDGSTRWPIATHFSETLSGLATLRASKQENRFMAQATKCLDTNTNAFLLLNASSRWLGIALDYLGAIIVVTATFAALISAELYPNRVTPALVGLAINYTLLVPIYLNWVVKFTAEIEMYMGSVARISAYSHADIENYQEEGFQVPEDWPSKGEIVFDNVSLMYYSQREPVITNLTLKIPAGQKIGVCGRTGSGKSSTMMSLFRLVEIIEGTVLIDGVDIRQVPLRLLRSRLSAIPQDVIMFGGTIRENLDPLSEHEDQELWTALEVAQIKDTVAAHPEGLSFEVREGGENFSSGQLQLLCMARAMLRKSSIVVLDEATSALDAATEKSLLKTVSTAFENRTVIVIAHRAAALLDCDRIIVFHEGRIVEEGSPMELSRQRDGFFANMLKSSKRKEEESTR, encoded by the exons AGTATCTAGGGAGCTCCTCTCGTTTCACACGATCAGGACACTGTTGTGCATGTTGATCTTGCTGGTCCTTTTCCTGGAGGTCTGCGAGTCCTTTCTGACGACCACATCCTTGTCGTCCATTTTCACGATTTTAGCGGTCCTCTGCTGCTGGATCCTTCATCGGCAAACAGAAATCAACGGGGGCTACGGGATCGCCTTTTCGGCGGGAATCTTCGCCGCCATTGGCTTGGCGCGAGCTTGGAAATGCACATACTTATCTGG ATACGGTTTATCCATCGGACACGTTCGGTTGGCGACCGGCGcggcgtccgccattttgtgcGGCTCCTTCGCCGTTCTGGATTCCTACACGTTCTATCTGACG ACGAGACGCAGAAGAAGGTACTTGATCAGACAGGACTTGGACGGAGCGAGGACCGTTTACAGGCACTCCGGGGCGCCATTCATCAGCAGAATCACCTTCCACTGGGTGATCAATCTGTTGTCCAAGGGATACGCCGCTCCTTTGGAGTCCCAGGACCTCGGGGAACTGCCCGTCGAAGAGTCCGCTGCGCGACAGTTCGAGAAGTTCAGAAGGGTTTACGATCAGGAGAgg GGCAAAGCGAGATTGTCCCTTTGGCGATGTTTCTGGAAACGAGTATGGCTCCCGTTCGCTGTCGGGGGCTTGCTGAAACTGCTGGGAGACGCGACCACCCTTGTCGGTCCGATGACCATTTCGAAAATCTTGGATTACGTGTCTGCGTCTCAAAACGGAACTGTTCATCGATATCATCGG AGCGCCATGACGTTCTCCGAGGTTCTCCAAAATGGCTACTTCCTCGCTCTGCTCGTGTTCGTGTTCGCGTTGCTGCAGAGCACTCTGAGCCAGGCCTCCACTCACGTGCTCTGCGTCGAAGGAATTCGTTTGAAAACTTCCCTTCAG GCGTTGTTGTACGACAAAGCGTTGCGCCTTTGCTCGTGGAGCATAGACGACGACTGCGAGAAAGACGGTGAGCAACAGAAGAGTCAACAGACCGCTGACATGGGGACCCTAACGAACCTCGTCTCCGAGGATGCTTATAATCTAATGAGTTTCTTCTGGATTGGGCATTACACTTGGGCCATACCGTTGAAG ATCACTGTCATCGTGTTCCTTCTCTACACGAAGCTAGGCATCAGTGCCATCATCGGCGCGCTTTGTTGCATTCTACTGGTTACCCCTATGCAATTGCTTCTTGGGAAGAAAATGTCGGAGAACTACAAGTCCATTACA AATAGAAGCGATGCGAGGCTTCGTCTGGTCAACGAGGTGCTCCAGGGGATGAAGCTGGTGAAACTCCGAGCCTGGGAGGACATTTTCGAGAAGAAGATCAGAGGGACGAGGAACGAGGAGCTGAAGATGCTGGACAAAGACTCCTTCTATTGGACTCTCATCA ATTTTCTCTCGCATGCTTCTTCGGTCCTCACCACGCTCTTCACGTTCGGAGCCTATTATTGGTTGGAGGATCGTAGTCTGGAAGCTGGCAACGTTTTCGCGAGTTTGGCCCTGTTCTCGCAGCTCACCGTGCCTCTTCTGATCTTTCCTGTGATGATGCCTATCATCATCAATGCTATG GTGTCTACAACCAGAATGGAAGATTTCCTTCAGCTCCCAGAAATGGTGAACGTCCTGCCGGATCCCAGCGACGGCAGGTCCGACAACATCGACAACACGTCCTCGCGGACCAATTCCATGGACGAAAACACT GCAGCATCGACGAAGGTGCACAGCGCAGCGACCTTCGGATCGTTAGACAACatcgaggaggacgaggaggacggACAGTCCTGTGGTTTCAGGGAATACAACCCCGATATCGGCTCCTCTACGGACACAGTGTTCGAGAAAGATCCTGTGATTCCGGTACTCCGAATGGAGTCCTGCGTGTTCTCCTGGGGCTCCGAAGAAGGACAGCTGTCGATCCGGGAGCTCAGCTTTCCTAGCG GTCAACTGACGATGATCGTTGGAAAGACGGGAAGTGGAAAGACCTCTCTGTTGTTAGGGATGTTAGGCGAGATCCAGAGAACCTCGGGAACCGTCGAATGGATCAA GGGATCGAGGATAACGTATGTAGCTCAGAGACCCTGGCTACTAAACGCTACCTTAAGGGACAACGTCCTTTTCGGCTCGGCTTACAAGCCGAGGAGGTATCGAAGCGTGTTGAAGGCTTGCGCGTTGTTGCCGGATGTCGAGATACTTCCTGGCCACGACTTCACGCGGATCGGCGAGAAGGGGATCAATTTGAGCGGAGGTCAAAAGCAGAGGGTTGCTATAGCTAGAGCGATTTACAGTGACGCGGACGTTGTTATCATG GATGATCCTCTGTCCGCGTTGGATCACCAGGTTGGCCAGCAGATCTTCGATCAGGGAATCCGGAAGCTTCTTCTAAGAAGCGGGCGCACTGTGATCATGGTCACTCATCGGTTAGAATTGTTGTCCACTGCTCATCAA GTGATCGTGATGGACGACTGTCAAGTCAGAGCTACAGGCACGAAGGCTACCATCGAGAATTCGTATCCGGGCATTGCTAGTGAATGGAGGGAAGCTGCGACGAGACACCACGACGAACGTCGACCTCACAGACCTGCCAAGGACTGGTGGTCCCTGCTTAGACTGGTTTCTAGAATCGGCATCAACGTGAGGAGCAAACAAGCCACTGATGGCTCGTGGATCACTGAACAGGGAGCTCACGTA AATCCACCGGTTTTCGTGCCGCTCAGAATGCAGAGAACCACCCTTTCCGGGTCGAGATACCTGGCCCCCGACCTCACGGACCTCCCAGTGTCCACGGAGGAGTGGAACGTCGCGAAAAAGCAATCGAAGTCCCATCGAAACGCCGCTAGGTCGAGCAGTCTACAGCCGCAAAGGCGACCACCGCCCGTCCTCCGTCAAAGTAGCACTCCAACGATGCTCGAGAGCGGAAACATTATACCTAG GAAGAGGAACAACACGTTCGTTGGGGAACAGACAAGTGGTGTATTCAGGCAGATATTCTCTGGCAG AATTGTCAGTCCACACCCTGACGAAATGAACAGAGACAAGAGCGTTCTCCGTAGGTTGATGCCGTCCAATTCTAGCAAACAGATGCAGTACAACATCAAAAG ATCCAATCGAATACAAGAGGACAATCACCTCCCAGTGGAAAGATTAATATCAGTGGAATCCAAGGGAACCGCGGATACCAGTGACACCGAAGAAA AGTGCTACGATGTAGAGGACCACGATGAATCCCTTTACGAAGACAATAGCGGAATGGTCACTAGAATGATTTGCATGGATTACTCGAAAGCTGGGGGATGGATACCTGGCCTGATTTACGTGGGCATGGCAATTCTCTGTCAGATCGTCCGCGTGTACACGGACCTCTGGCTCAGCCGATGGACGGACCAGGAAAGGGACACTTGGACTCGTGGAGAGCAAAACATG ACGTGGTTCTACTTCAGGGTCTACCTGATCCTCTCCGCAGCCTCCATACTTCTCTCTTTCGCGTGCAATGCAGTTGGACAATGGACAGGAGCTAGAGCGAGAAGAAAACTCCACGAAGAAGCGATCTGCAGGCTTCTAAGAGTACCTCTGTCGTTTTTCGAGTGCAATCCCGTGGGGAAAATTTTGAACAGATTCAGCGCTGACATAGGTGTCATCGATAAG AAAATATCCACGTCGATCCAAAGGCTGACCTTCTTCGTTCTGCTGTGCGGTTCGGCGATGACAGTGAACGTGATCATTTCGCCGTGGTTTCTCGTCGCTGCTCTGCCAACTTGCGCCGTCTACTATCTCGTCCAAAGGTTCTACAGGCGAAGCGCGAGGCATCTGCAGCGTCTGGACGGCAG TACTCGTTGGCCAATCGCGACTCACTTCTCGGAAACCCTGAGCGGCCTCGCCACGTTGAGAGCATCGAAGCAAGAGAATCGATTCATGGCCCAGGCTACGAAGTGCTTGGACACCAACACGAACGCTTTTCTGCTGTTGAACGCGAGCAGTCGGTGGTTGGGGATCGCTTTA GATTATTTGGGCGCCATTATAGTGGTCACGGCAACGTTCGCCGCGTTAATATCCGCAGAGCTCTATCCAAACCGGGTGACACCTGCTCTAGTCGGTCTGGCGATTAATTACACTCTCCTGGTGCCAATTTATTTGAACTGGGTGGTGAAATTCACCGCGGAGATCGAGATGTACATGGGCAGCGTTGCCAGGATATCCGCTTACAGTCACGCAGACATTGAGAATTATCAAGAGGAAG GATTCCAAGTGCCCGAAGACTGGCCAAGCAAAGGCGAAATCGTCTTCGATAACGTTTCATTGATGTATTACTCGCAAAGAGAACCGGTGATTACTAATTTGACTTTAAAGATTCCTGCAGGCCAAAAG ATCGGCGTTTGCGGGAGAACCGGAAGCGGCAAGTCCTCCACAATGATGTCCCTCTTTCGATTAGTGGAAATCATTGAAGGTACAGTTTTGATCGACGGAGTGGACATTCGCCAGGTGCCTTTGAGGCTGCTCCGCTCACGACTTTCAGCGATTCCTCAGGATGTGATCATGTTCGGTGGTACCATTCG GGAGAACTTGGATCCACTTTCCGAGCACGAGGACCAAGAACTTTGGACCGCGTTGGAGGTGGCGCAGATTAAGGACACGGTAGCTGCACACCCTGAAGGACTCA GCTTCGAGGTGCGAGAAGGTGGGGAAAATTTCTCTTCGGGGCAGCTGCAGTTGCTCTGCATGGCCCGCGCGATGCTCCGGAAGTCCTCGATCGTCGTTCTCGACGAGGCGACCAGCGCGCTCGACGCGGCCACCGAGAAGTCACTGCTGAAAACGGTTTCGACCGCTTTCGAGAACCGAACGGTGATCGTTATCGCG CACCGGGCGGCCGCTCTGCTCGATTGCGACCGAATAATCGTCTTCCACGAGGGGAGGATCGTCGAAGAAGGCTCGCCAATGGAACTGTCGAGGCAACGAGACGGATTCTTCGCGAATATGCTGAAATCCAGCAAACGCAAAGAAGAAGAAAGCACTCGCTAA